In Hevea brasiliensis isolate MT/VB/25A 57/8 chromosome 13, ASM3005281v1, whole genome shotgun sequence, a single genomic region encodes these proteins:
- the LOC110648794 gene encoding SPX domain-containing protein 1, protein MKFGKSLSNQIEETLPEWRDKFLSYKELKKRLKLIEPNKGGDRPIKRPRLDAGDCTDEPSGGDNKDAMTKEVIDFIKLLEDELEKFNTFFVEKEEEYIIRLKELQDRVAKAKDSSEEMIKIRKEIVDFHGEMVLLENYSALNYTGLVKILKKYDKRTGALIRLPFIQKVLQQPFFTTDLLYKLVKECETMLDRLFLINEPQSSVEAVDGDEGCDPSTSATTKNDGLLTIPKELAEIEHMESSYMKSTISALRVLKEIRSGSSTVSVFSLPPLQLSGLETWKKVPILEQVAK, encoded by the exons ATGAAGTTTGGCAAGAGCCTTAGCAACCAGATCGAGGAGACCTTACCTGAATGGCGAGACAAGTTCCTCTCGTACAAGGAACTCAAGAAGAGATTGAAGCTCATTGAGCCAAACAAAGGCGGAGATAGGCCTATTAAACGGCCCAGATTGGACGCCGGAGATTGTACCGACGAACCCTCTGGAGGAGACAATAAAGATGCCATGACAAAAGAAGTGATTGATTTCATTAAACTCTTGGAGGATGAGCTCGAGAAATTTAACACCTTCTTCGTGGAGAAGGAGGAGGAATATATCATCAGATTGAAG GAGCTGCAAGATAGGGTAGCAAAGGCTAAGGATTCCAGCGAAGAGATGATAAAAATAAGGAAGGAGATTGTCGACTTCCATGGGGAGATGGTTTTGCTGGAGAATTATAGTGCTCTTAATTACACAG GATTGGTAAAAATACTAAAGAAGTATGACAAAAGAACTGGTGCTCTCATTCGCTTACCCTTCATCCAGAAGGTGTTGCAACAGCCCTTCTTCACCACTGACCTGCTATACAAGCTTGTGAAAGAGTGCGAGACAATGCTTGATCGCCTTTTCCTAATAAATGAACCACAATCTTCGGTTGAAGCAGTTGATGGGGATGAAGGATGTGATCCTTCAACTTCTGCAACCACCAAGAATGATGGTCTGCTCACAATACCTAAGGAACTTGCAGAGATTGAACATATGGAGAGCTCGTATATGAAGAGCACCATTTCAGCGTTGCGAGTTTTGAAGGAAATTCGAAGCGGAAGCTCTACTGTTAGTGTATTTTCATTGCCACCGCTGCAGTTGAGCGGTTTGGAAACTTGGAAGAAGGTTCCCATTCTGGAACAGGTGGCCAAGTAA